The following coding sequences lie in one Acidimicrobiales bacterium genomic window:
- a CDS encoding LLM class flavin-dependent oxidoreductase, which translates to MIAPSGAAGYNRGVRIDLGVRLDPAALVAGPDGTGVRRLVPLARLAEAEGADAVLLAGDDRRLRAGTVLPADPYVLLGALAEATERVALGCLAAGTAGRPPSLLAKLAASLDVCSDGRALAALAGPGEPPLEPASLGEALEVVRAMLRVPGPSLSGARFAIRRAHNEPRAAGDEPVPLALYVAQGDAEADGALLELGARYAELTFVALRPGGEAALAGLAERFSSSARAAGRVPATAVLEAVLEAAPEEAPGALAGRVATARASGAAGVVVDLCPPYDDALERRLAAAIAAARAGGAGGGT; encoded by the coding sequence ATGATCGCGCCGAGTGGCGCCGCGGGCTACAACCGGGGCGTGCGCATCGATCTCGGCGTCCGGCTCGACCCCGCGGCACTCGTCGCGGGGCCCGACGGCACGGGGGTCCGCCGCCTCGTGCCCCTCGCTCGCCTCGCCGAGGCCGAGGGGGCCGACGCCGTCCTCCTCGCGGGCGACGACCGGCGCCTTCGGGCCGGCACCGTGCTGCCCGCCGACCCCTACGTGCTGCTCGGCGCGCTCGCCGAGGCGACCGAACGCGTCGCGCTCGGGTGCCTCGCCGCCGGCACGGCCGGCCGCCCCCCCTCGCTGCTCGCCAAGCTCGCCGCCTCGCTCGACGTCTGCTCCGACGGGCGCGCCCTCGCGGCGCTCGCCGGGCCCGGCGAGCCACCGCTCGAGCCCGCCTCCCTCGGGGAGGCGCTCGAGGTGGTGCGCGCCATGCTCCGGGTGCCCGGCCCCAGCCTCTCGGGCGCTCGCTTCGCGATCCGTCGGGCCCACAACGAGCCCCGGGCGGCGGGGGACGAGCCGGTGCCGCTCGCGCTCTACGTCGCGCAGGGCGATGCCGAGGCGGACGGGGCGCTCCTCGAGCTCGGCGCCCGCTACGCCGAGCTCACCTTCGTCGCGCTGCGCCCCGGCGGCGAGGCCGCGCTCGCCGGCCTGGCGGAGCGCTTCTCGTCCTCGGCGCGCGCCGCAGGGCGCGTCCCGGCGACGGCCGTGCTCGAGGCCGTGCTGGAGGCCGCCCCCGAGGAGGCGCCGGGCGCGCTCGCCGGGCGCGTCGCGACGGCGCGTGCCTCGGGCGCGGCGGGCGTCGTCGTCGACCTGTGCCCCCCCTACGACGACGCCCTCGAGCGGCGGCTGGCCGCAGCGATCGCCGCGGCGCGCGCGGGCGGCGCGGGGGGCGGGACTTGA
- a CDS encoding glycerol-3-phosphate acyltransferase, which translates to MLGAAYLAGSVPVANLVARRRAGTDLREVGSGTVSGSALYAVTGFGPLALAGCVELAKGATGPLLAGRERPLLGATSAAAAVVGHNWSPWLGGRGGRGVSLLLGAGLVLAPEGTALLGLGLGLGRIARRTGAGTFVALVLLPLLLWRSRGRHGALAGAILVAPVLVKRLVGDDGRLPATPRRLLRRLVADADEAPAR; encoded by the coding sequence GTGCTCGGCGCCGCCTACCTCGCCGGGTCGGTGCCGGTGGCGAACCTCGTGGCGCGCCGGCGCGCCGGAACGGACCTGCGGGAGGTGGGCAGCGGGACGGTGTCCGGCAGCGCCCTGTACGCCGTGACCGGCTTCGGGCCGCTCGCGCTCGCCGGCTGTGTCGAGCTCGCCAAGGGGGCCACCGGCCCGCTCCTCGCCGGGCGGGAGCGCCCCCTCCTCGGCGCCACCTCCGCAGCCGCCGCCGTCGTCGGCCACAACTGGTCGCCCTGGCTCGGCGGCAGGGGGGGGCGGGGCGTGTCGCTCCTCCTCGGGGCGGGCCTCGTGCTCGCCCCCGAGGGGACGGCGCTGCTCGGCCTCGGCCTCGGCCTCGGCCGGATCGCCCGACGCACCGGTGCAGGCACCTTCGTCGCCCTCGTGCTCCTCCCGCTCCTCCTGTGGCGCTCGAGAGGGCGCCACGGCGCGCTCGCCGGGGCGATCCTCGTGGCGCCGGTCCTCGTGAAGCGGCTCGTCGGCGACGACGGCCGCCTCCCCGCGACGCCCCGCCGCCTCCTGCGGCGCCTCGTCGCCGACGCCGACGAGGCGCCAGCGAGGTGA
- a CDS encoding carboxymuconolactone decarboxylase family protein, with amino-acid sequence MANDAGPARPVYPPATPAIGERRRELAPAIHDAFERFSRAVFGAGALSEKTKQLIAVAVAHVTQCPYCIAGHSRLAREKGASDEEVMEAIWVAAEMRAGGAYAHSTVALHALGDEARVHGHR; translated from the coding sequence ATGGCGAACGACGCAGGACCGGCGAGGCCCGTGTACCCACCGGCGACCCCGGCGATCGGCGAGCGGCGCAGGGAGCTGGCGCCCGCCATCCACGACGCCTTCGAGCGCTTCAGCCGTGCCGTGTTCGGCGCCGGCGCCCTGTCGGAGAAGACGAAGCAGCTCATCGCCGTCGCCGTCGCGCACGTCACCCAGTGCCCGTACTGCATCGCCGGCCACTCGAGGCTGGCGCGCGAGAAGGGCGCGAGCGACGAGGAGGTCATGGAGGCGATCTGGGTGGCCGCCGAGATGCGCGCCGGGGGTGCCTACGCCCACTCGACGGTGGCCCTCCACGCGCTCGGCGACGAGGCGCGGGTGCACGGCCACCGCTGA
- a CDS encoding DegV family protein, with protein MTVGVVVDGGASLPDGAERSRLVVVPMSIRTPEGEVDASVGRDELVRRVHAGVTTAAPSPGEFLEAIEKAEGGDGVVVVTVAAHLSASASAARLAGQLAQAEHEVRVVDSESATAGEGLVALAAARAAAQEAPLEAVVAAARAAAARVRVVAQIAGLSYLARTGRVPAAAVLAARLTGLRPVFSLVRGEVRPMRPAFSSAAGEARVLEHFRRTLRADARLHVAALHAFEPEAADRLLAAVRSLVEPATSFVASLSPVMLAHTGPGVSGLSWWWEEA; from the coding sequence GTGACCGTCGGCGTCGTCGTCGACGGCGGCGCGTCGCTCCCCGACGGGGCCGAGCGGTCGCGCCTCGTCGTCGTGCCGATGTCGATCCGCACGCCCGAGGGCGAGGTCGACGCGTCGGTCGGCCGCGACGAGCTGGTACGGCGCGTGCACGCCGGCGTGACGACCGCCGCACCCTCGCCCGGCGAGTTCCTGGAGGCGATCGAGAAGGCCGAGGGCGGCGACGGCGTCGTCGTCGTGACGGTCGCCGCGCACCTGTCCGCCAGCGCGTCGGCGGCCCGGCTCGCCGGCCAGCTGGCGCAGGCCGAGCACGAGGTGCGCGTCGTCGACAGCGAGAGCGCGACGGCGGGCGAGGGTCTCGTCGCCCTCGCTGCCGCGCGCGCCGCGGCGCAGGAGGCGCCGCTCGAGGCCGTGGTCGCCGCGGCGCGCGCGGCAGCGGCCCGGGTGCGCGTCGTCGCCCAGATCGCCGGCCTGTCCTACCTGGCGCGCACCGGCCGGGTCCCCGCCGCCGCGGTGCTGGCCGCCCGCCTCACCGGGTTGCGCCCGGTGTTCAGCCTCGTGCGTGGCGAGGTGCGCCCGATGCGGCCGGCGTTCTCGAGCGCGGCAGGGGAGGCCCGCGTCCTCGAGCACTTCCGGCGGACGCTGCGCGCCGACGCCCGCCTGCACGTCGCGGCGCTGCACGCCTTCGAGCCGGAGGCGGCCGACCGGCTGCTCGCTGCGGTCCGCAGCCTCGTCGAGCCCGCAACCAGCTTCGTCGCCAGCCTCTCGCCGGTGATGCTCGCGCACACGGGCCCGGGCGTGAGCGGCCTCAGCTGGTGGTGGGAGGAGGCGTGA
- a CDS encoding YbhN family protein gives MSATPLPGTAAGQGETGGHRRPVPEGSPAPEAGREPAVPHHRSRARAARRLLLALVLVAAIVAGALRAPSALKDFTTAFAHVRPSRLPWLAAAVGGEFVSFLFYARIQSNLLLAGGARVRLVDLFRLAIASTGLAALLPAGVLPSSGWRYEQYRRINLPPPLSLFAVLASGFVSTVTLLALLLVAAAIAGVGSPALLATSGFVLVAGSAAFVALVHRLEALERRVDGRRGGLATLARRLLAAAEGVAMCRPGWRRGAVTFGDAAGNWLADAVCLVSAFALLGLPIPWRPLLFAYAAAQLAGSIFPLPGGLGAVEGGIVGAFDITGVPVGTALAAAVVYRVINYWGVALIGGIELVSFARHPLAAPVDGERSAGEQPADTPGGAP, from the coding sequence GTGAGCGCGACCCCGCTGCCGGGCACGGCGGCCGGCCAGGGCGAGACGGGCGGGCACCGCCGTCCGGTCCCCGAGGGTTCGCCGGCGCCGGAAGCCGGGAGGGAGCCGGCCGTCCCGCACCATCGGTCGCGCGCGCGAGCGGCGCGGCGCCTCCTCCTCGCGCTCGTGCTCGTCGCCGCCATCGTCGCCGGGGCGCTTCGCGCGCCGAGCGCGCTCAAGGACTTCACGACGGCCTTCGCCCACGTGCGGCCGAGCCGCCTCCCGTGGCTCGCGGCGGCGGTGGGCGGCGAGTTCGTCTCCTTCCTCTTCTACGCCCGCATCCAGTCGAACCTGCTGCTCGCGGGGGGTGCACGGGTTCGCCTCGTCGACCTGTTCCGGCTCGCGATCGCCTCCACCGGCCTCGCCGCGCTCCTGCCGGCGGGTGTGCTTCCCTCCTCGGGCTGGCGCTACGAGCAGTACCGCCGGATCAACCTGCCGCCGCCGCTCTCGCTCTTCGCCGTGCTCGCCTCGGGCTTCGTCTCGACGGTGACGCTCCTCGCGCTGCTCCTCGTGGCCGCCGCGATCGCCGGCGTCGGCTCGCCGGCGCTCCTCGCGACGAGCGGCTTCGTCCTCGTCGCCGGGTCGGCGGCCTTCGTCGCGCTCGTGCACCGTCTCGAGGCGCTCGAGCGTCGCGTCGACGGCCGCCGAGGCGGTCTCGCCACGCTGGCACGACGCCTGCTCGCCGCCGCCGAGGGCGTCGCGATGTGCCGGCCGGGATGGCGCCGGGGCGCGGTCACCTTCGGTGACGCGGCCGGCAACTGGCTCGCCGATGCCGTCTGCCTCGTGAGCGCGTTCGCGCTCTTGGGACTGCCGATCCCCTGGCGCCCGCTGCTCTTCGCCTATGCCGCCGCCCAGCTCGCCGGGAGCATCTTCCCCCTCCCCGGCGGCCTCGGCGCCGTCGAGGGCGGCATCGTCGGGGCCTTCGACATCACGGGCGTCCCGGTCGGCACCGCCCTCGCCGCGGCCGTCGTCTACCGCGTCATCAACTACTGGGGCGTCGCGCTCATCGGCGGGATCGAGCTCGTCAGCTTCGCCCGCCACCCCCTCGCCGCGCCCGTGGACGGCGAACGGTCCGCCGGCGAGCAGCCCGCCGACACGCCGGGGGGTGCGCCGTAG
- a CDS encoding DUF2510 domain-containing protein produces MTMGSLGLAAVGTAARTSAEELALEALFALVFAVFGYRISTRYRAARGVTPWHLPSLVWALICLVLQPFGIIVELFAEFTTRAAGVTLSGERFDPLEVVPARKLAPSPMPAATWAVPVDEAGRTALFGWYPDPSGRHELRYFDGRVWSDQVADRGAVATDPL; encoded by the coding sequence ATGACGATGGGGTCACTGGGACTCGCGGCAGTGGGGACGGCGGCGCGCACGAGCGCGGAGGAGCTCGCGCTCGAGGCCCTCTTCGCGCTCGTCTTCGCCGTCTTCGGCTACCGCATCTCGACCCGCTACCGTGCCGCTCGCGGCGTCACCCCCTGGCACCTGCCCTCGCTCGTGTGGGCGCTCATCTGCCTCGTGCTCCAGCCCTTCGGCATCATCGTCGAGCTCTTCGCCGAGTTCACGACCCGCGCCGCAGGCGTGACGCTGTCCGGCGAGCGGTTCGACCCCCTCGAGGTCGTGCCGGCCCGGAAGCTCGCGCCGAGCCCCATGCCGGCAGCCACCTGGGCGGTGCCCGTCGACGAGGCAGGGCGCACCGCCCTCTTCGGGTGGTACCCCGACCCATCGGGCCGCCACGAGCTGCGCTACTTCGACGGGCGCGTCTGGT
- a CDS encoding NosD domain-containing protein — protein sequence MRAPQVLRGARWAAAAALVPLALGASTASASRAHNGQHHAILFVAPAGTSANSDTSCQAAGFASIQAAIGAAAPGTTVVVCAGAYHEQVRIDRPLQLVSRGATIDETGVTPSDALAIPGIGTETIFAAVVITSSHVRLSGLTITGAAGEGVLVVGLGATLRDVLLSRDTVVGNDRGGGVPPASTYFECQPSGQIPGDCGEGIHLTGVADSAVLDSYVAGNSGGILLSDDTGPTHDNLVEGNVVTANPFDCGVTLPGHNPNALAASGAPRPALGGVYRNVVRHNVITGNGLAGEGAGVLLADAGPGTASYDNVVAGNYIAGNELSGVTMHAHTLPPGAVEDLSGNVVVDNVIGQNNLGSPAAGPGDPLDGPPVTDPLTTGILVFSGSVPVSTTIARNRIFGDAVGIWLGTRHLVSATLDDNLFFAVATPVSADN from the coding sequence ATGCGAGCACCCCAGGTCCTTCGCGGCGCCCGGTGGGCCGCCGCGGCTGCGCTCGTGCCCCTCGCGCTCGGCGCGAGCACAGCGAGCGCGTCTCGCGCCCACAACGGGCAGCACCACGCGATCCTCTTCGTCGCGCCCGCCGGCACGAGCGCGAACAGCGACACCTCGTGCCAGGCGGCGGGCTTCGCGAGCATCCAGGCGGCGATCGGTGCCGCGGCCCCCGGCACCACGGTGGTCGTCTGCGCCGGCGCCTACCACGAGCAGGTCAGGATCGACCGGCCGCTCCAGCTCGTCTCGCGTGGCGCGACCATCGACGAGACCGGCGTCACCCCGAGCGACGCGCTCGCCATCCCGGGGATCGGCACGGAGACGATCTTCGCCGCCGTCGTCATCACGAGCTCGCACGTGCGGCTCAGCGGCCTCACGATCACCGGCGCCGCGGGCGAGGGCGTCCTCGTCGTCGGCCTCGGCGCGACGCTCCGGGACGTCCTCCTCTCGCGCGACACCGTCGTCGGCAACGACCGCGGGGGCGGGGTGCCCCCGGCCTCCACCTACTTCGAGTGCCAGCCGAGCGGCCAGATCCCCGGCGACTGCGGCGAGGGCATCCACCTCACCGGCGTCGCCGACTCGGCCGTGCTCGACAGCTACGTCGCGGGCAACTCCGGCGGGATCCTGCTGAGCGACGACACCGGGCCGACGCACGACAACCTCGTCGAGGGCAACGTCGTGACCGCGAACCCCTTCGACTGCGGCGTCACGCTGCCCGGGCACAACCCGAACGCGCTCGCCGCGTCCGGCGCGCCCCGGCCGGCGCTCGGCGGCGTCTACCGCAACGTCGTCCGGCACAACGTGATCACCGGCAACGGCCTCGCCGGCGAGGGTGCCGGGGTGCTGCTGGCGGACGCCGGGCCCGGCACGGCGTCGTACGACAACGTCGTCGCCGGCAACTACATCGCCGGCAACGAGCTCTCCGGCGTGACGATGCACGCCCACACGCTGCCGCCGGGGGCCGTCGAGGACCTGAGCGGGAACGTGGTCGTCGACAACGTCATCGGCCAGAACAACCTCGGCAGCCCCGCCGCCGGCCCCGGCGACCCCCTCGACGGCCCGCCGGTGACCGACCCGCTCACGACCGGGATCCTCGTCTTCTCCGGCAGCGTGCCCGTCTCGACGACGATCGCGCGCAACCGGATCTTCGGCGACGCGGTGGGCATCTGGCTCGGGACGCGCCACCTCGTCAGCGCCACGCTCGACGACAACCTCTTCTTCGCCGTCGCGACGCCGGTGTCGGCGGACAACTGA
- a CDS encoding aminotransferase class IV has protein sequence MALVYVDGALVEPEAARVSVFDHGLVAGDGVFETVLVHEGRPFALSRHLDRLARSAAGLGIAPLDLAQVRGAVEAVVATADEPEGRLRLTVTAGRGPLGSGRERVAPTVIVALGPLDHDPRELASVATVPWPRNERGALAGLKTTSYAENALALAWASARGAHEAIFANTAGQLCEGSGSNVFVVLDGELLTPPLRSGCLAGVTRALLLERVGGEERDLAITDFRAGRLDEAFLASTIRGVQPIGAIDGEALGGAPGPVTTQAASAYRELLATSEDP, from the coding sequence GTGGCCCTCGTCTACGTCGACGGCGCCCTCGTCGAGCCCGAGGCGGCGCGGGTGTCGGTCTTCGACCACGGTCTCGTCGCGGGCGACGGCGTCTTCGAGACCGTCCTCGTGCACGAGGGCCGGCCGTTCGCGCTCTCGCGCCACCTCGACCGGCTCGCCCGCTCCGCCGCCGGCCTCGGGATCGCGCCGCTCGACCTCGCGCAGGTGCGCGGCGCGGTCGAGGCGGTCGTCGCGACCGCCGACGAGCCGGAGGGCCGCCTGCGCCTCACCGTCACCGCCGGGCGCGGCCCGCTGGGATCGGGTCGCGAGCGCGTGGCACCGACGGTCATCGTCGCCCTCGGTCCGCTCGACCACGACCCGCGCGAGCTGGCGAGCGTCGCCACCGTCCCCTGGCCGCGCAACGAGCGGGGCGCGCTCGCCGGACTGAAGACGACCTCGTACGCGGAGAACGCGCTCGCCCTCGCCTGGGCGTCGGCGCGGGGTGCGCACGAGGCGATCTTCGCCAACACGGCCGGCCAGCTGTGCGAGGGCTCGGGCTCGAACGTCTTCGTCGTGCTCGACGGCGAGCTCCTCACCCCGCCGCTGCGCTCGGGCTGCCTCGCGGGGGTGACCCGCGCCCTCCTCCTCGAGCGAGTCGGGGGCGAGGAGCGCGACCTCGCCATCACGGACTTTCGCGCCGGCCGCCTCGACGAGGCCTTCCTCGCCTCGACGATCCGCGGGGTGCAACCGATCGGGGCGATCGACGGCGAGGCGCTCGGCGGCGCGCCCGGGCCGGTGACGACGCAGGCGGCGTCGGCCTACCGCGAGCTCCTCGCGACGTCCGAGGACCCCTGA
- a CDS encoding NAD(P)-dependent oxidoreductase — protein sequence MAQQGARYTEEDADLSALEGQRVAVVGYGNLGRPAALNLRDAGLAVVVGSREEPAASRARTEGFEVVPIEEAVGGADVVWLALPDEVIPEVLAPTAATRPAPGALVCFSSGYTLAYDLVKLPSDVDAVLLAPRMIGARIRELYVAGQGFYSFVSVEQDATGTARARLLALAKGFGTLRRAALEVCARDEAALDLFVEQTLGPYLGAAVLAAFEVGVGRGLPPDALALELYLSGEMASTWEAFAEHGFFEGVRLHGHSASFGGFIRLSNIDVEAMKRSFGDILDDITSGGFAHRFQEELAAGSPTRELIEAMVSGDDPLSRAEAALRDARSG from the coding sequence ATGGCCCAGCAAGGCGCGCGCTACACCGAGGAGGACGCCGACCTCTCCGCGCTGGAGGGCCAGCGTGTGGCGGTCGTCGGGTACGGAAACCTCGGGCGCCCGGCAGCCCTCAACCTCCGCGACGCCGGCCTCGCGGTCGTCGTCGGCAGTCGCGAGGAGCCCGCGGCCTCCCGGGCTCGGACCGAGGGCTTCGAGGTCGTCCCGATCGAGGAGGCCGTCGGCGGCGCCGACGTCGTCTGGCTCGCCCTGCCCGACGAGGTCATCCCCGAGGTGCTGGCGCCCACGGCCGCGACGAGACCGGCGCCGGGCGCGCTGGTGTGCTTCTCGTCTGGGTACACCCTCGCCTACGACCTCGTGAAGCTGCCGAGCGACGTCGACGCCGTCCTGCTCGCGCCGCGCATGATCGGCGCCCGCATCCGCGAGCTGTACGTCGCGGGGCAGGGCTTCTACAGCTTCGTCTCGGTCGAGCAGGACGCCACGGGGACCGCCCGGGCTCGCCTGCTCGCCCTCGCGAAGGGGTTCGGCACGCTGCGGCGCGCCGCGCTCGAGGTGTGCGCGCGCGACGAGGCGGCGCTCGACCTCTTCGTCGAGCAGACCCTCGGCCCCTACCTCGGCGCCGCCGTGCTCGCCGCCTTCGAGGTCGGCGTCGGCCGTGGCCTGCCCCCCGACGCGCTCGCGCTCGAGCTGTACCTGTCGGGCGAGATGGCGAGCACGTGGGAAGCCTTCGCCGAGCACGGCTTCTTCGAGGGGGTGCGCCTGCACGGCCACTCGGCGAGCTTCGGGGGCTTCATCCGGCTGAGCAACATCGACGTCGAGGCGATGAAGCGCTCCTTCGGCGACATCCTCGACGACATCACGAGCGGCGGGTTCGCGCACCGCTTCCAGGAGGAGCTCGCCGCGGGCTCACCGACGCGCGAGCTCATCGAGGCGATGGTCTCCGGCGACGACCCGCTGTCGAGAGCAGAGGCGGCGCTGCGTGACGCGCGAAGCGGGTGA